CAGTGGGTCGTATTGCATAATCCAGCAAACCCATGTTCCTAGCGTGATAAGAACAGAGCCATCCAAAACTTAAAAGCATTCTTCTTGTCATGTTCTCAACAGTCTTCCAACAcacttttaacaggatgatcttTCCTCTGCCCCCTCAATTTAATCCAGTATGTTAACATCAACTTCACCCTCCGCAACTGTAAGGGTaattgtcccatttcaaccagtaaagtTGAACCAGGAGAAGAACTAACTGCACCACATCActgtttcaaaaaaaaaaccattgCTGGTCCAATTTCTTTATTTATCTGTGCTTTCCTACTATCATCTTCCAAACGTAAAACTGAAACCAATGTCAGTTTACCCTTCTGAAGTCTGCTCTGATAAAACGTTAGATCACCTCttttttccaaaatataattcaaccgATCTATTACCATACGTTCCATAAGTTtacacaaatgcaatgttagtctATAACCAGAAACATGGGTTAGCacgcacttggagcattgtgtgcagcttCTGGCCACCacaccttagaaaggatgtggtagCACTCGAGAAGATGCagaagggattcaccaggatgttgcctggattggagggcttcAGTTCTGGGCAGAGATTGGATAGGCCGGGCTCATTTTCAAGGAGGCTATTGGGTGACTGAAGGAAGTATGAAGATTATaagatgcagagagagagagagagcagttagACAAATTATTCCTTCTATTGCAGGGGTATCAAAATAAGAGGACAAGAGTTTAAAGTGAGAGATAAGATCTTAACTGAGATCGGATGGGAAGGTAATTTACATTGGGTGGCTGATCTCTGGGACTCACTGCcagaggagctggtggtggaatcATGTTGGAGAGGCACTTGGACACACCCATAGAAAGATAGTAAGGGTAAGTGGCATTAGTGGCATAGActacatggtgggctgaaggaacCATATCTGTGCTGTAAACTCTGTTGCTCTTCTCTACCTTcctaatttgcagtattgtgctcaggtctggtcacctacctacagaaaatatatcaataagattgaaataaTGCGGAGAAAATTTAAAGTGTTGTTGGCAggattgaggacctgagttgtagggaaagtttgaatacgTTAAGGCATTGTTCTTggagtacaggagaatgaggagagatgtgATCGAGGTGAGCATCCTATGGCACAgtgtgggtgatgggcttaagcaagcagacaaaattatgaggggtatagatcaaTTAAATGCAAGCTGGTTTTTCCAGccaggttgggtaagactagaattagaggttgCGAGTTAAggttgaaagatgaaatatttaagacgAACAAGAAAGGAACTTTTTCTCTCACAGGGTGATAAGAGCATGAAACGAGCTTCCAGCACAACTGGTGGATGTGGGACTGATtccaacatttcagagaaatttggataggtacatggatggtggcggtatggagggccatgctcctagtgcaagttgatgggactaggcagggtAATAGaccagcacggactagatgggctgaagaccctgtttctgtgcttttctACGACTATAAATGGAGGGGCAATTTACAGAGGCTCAGTTAACCCTCAGCCTGTATAGGgaagtgggaggaagccagagtaaACGGCGGAGAACCACTGTCTCAGGTAGGACATGCCAACTTCTCACTGGTAACCCCAGTGTAGGATTGAGCTTGTATAGCTGGAGCTAAGTGGCGGCAGCACTAATGTGCCCTTacactgaatggcagagtagacttaacAAGTCCTGTGACAGTGTGTCACACACAAGGGCATTGGATAAAAAATGGAAGCCCTCCCGCGTGTCCCTTACATGTGATCGGATAAAAAGGAGCCTATAGGAGCTGGGAAAGGACGACGGCTTCGGACGGTTCGCTGACCAACCCCTCCAACGAGGCCCCGCTCCCGAGCTCAGAGGAGCGATCACACCGAAAGCACAGTCCTCTGGAGGCAGATGTGTTAAACCAGTGGTTCAGCGTTTCTGGCCATGCCGGAATGCGGAGAGGAGGATCCTCTGAATTCTGTGGTCATCGGTTCGATCGCAGAAGGCAGAGTTTCATGGTAATTTAGTCATTAATTTAGTGCCGAAGCAAAGCAGGGAAGTGGCATTGCGTTTGGGGAGATGACAGCTAACTGCTCATAAGAAACCTCACCCACAACCAGCCCCTGTCGCACCTACTACACAAGGGCCTTTGGGTCCAACAATGGCTTCGCCAGGGAACTCAGAAATCCCCCGGAAGCCAGATCTCCTCCCTGTGCGATTGTCCAACAAGGACTGAGTTAGAGAGACTGAAACGTTGTCAAGCCTCATGGTTCTGCGACTCGGGTGGGTGATTCTGGTCTCTACCACTCGCGTGAAACCGGCACCGCTCACCAGGTCCTTTCGCCCCATTCCTGGAACTGCCGGTCTCGCCATGCATAAAGCTTGGTTCTGACTGAAGCGTGAGAAATTTCAACCTCCCTCCCGAGGAGGAACCTGAAGGGAGGAACGAAAAGAAGCAGAGCAGTTAACGCCCTCCGAGTCCGCAGCAGATTCAGTTCCTGTTGCTACGACACTTCGCACTCGGTATTAGGACTGCGAGATATTATTAACCGTCAGCTCCAGTCCTAGAAGTAACCGAGAAAACGAGACTTTCTCCATCCGGAGTGGCTAACAGAAGGAGGGAAGTTGAAAGGGTTTGAGACCGAACTCGCTTGGACACTGACAATCAAGCATTCAAGAGCAGCAGCACCTGGGAGTTGTTCAAGAAACTGCGGAGTACAAAGTAGATCAGCAGCCACCTCGCACAAGGGCAGAGAGGTGATCGCGGATTTACCACAGCTTCACTGCGCGCCTTGCCTCGGCTGAGCGGCGGCAAAGATGAACTGCACGAAAGACAACTACGATTCCTCCGCATTTACGTCCACATATTTCGTTGTGATTTACAGTCTTGTCTTTATTATAGGGCTTCCGGAAAACATCGCAGCATGCTTTTATTTACTACACAACACAGCCAATAAAGGACTGACTGAAGTCAAAATCTACATGATCAATTTGACACTGGCAGACCTGATGTTCATCCTGTTTCTTCCATTCTGGGTCGATTATTACATCAACGGAAGAGACTGGAGATTATCCGACAACGCGTGCGGTTTCTTGGGGTCTCTGTTTTACATCAACACCTACAGCACTCTCTGCTTCTTGACGCTGATAAGCTTCACCCGCTACCTCGCTGTCTCACGGCCGCTGAAAACAGCTCAGTCGAAGCAGCTCGTAAGAGGTATAATTGTTACCGTTGTAATATGGACAGGAACTGTGGGTTCTgctatacatactttgatcacCAGCAGTAACCACACCAATAAAAGAAATGACACCAAAACAAGCTGTTTCGAACATTACTGCAGCGACTATCCGTCGGTGCGAAAAGGTTTATTGGCCATTCACTCGATTATGGTGCTGACTTTCGCTGTCCTCTTCGGTGTGGTGATTGCAAATTACATCCTCATCCTTCGAAAACTTTTGATTGAGAAGGTAGCGTTGAGATTGCCTCAAGGCAAGCTGAAGAAACGGGCTTCCCGAATGGTGCTGATGGTTCTAGTGATCTACATCCTTTGTTTTCTGCCATACCACTTGATCCAGCTGCCTTGGGTGTTTTTCGTTCTCGGCTTCTCGGAATCCGGCGATAGCAACTTCAGGAAGAGATTCAATGACCTTCACCACGTTACTCTGGGTCTGATGTGCATGAACTGCGTTCTGGATCCTATTGTTTACTGTTTCCTGACCGAAGATTTCAGGCAATACCTGAGAGAGTTGATGGGCTGCCTCAGGAATATCAGTGTTCTGAAGAACAGGCAAAAATCTCAAACCGTGCACAGTTGATCGCAGTATCCGAATTAGGTGTGAATGTATTGATTGTATATTCTCAGTGATTTGTATCATATTGTTTTGCAAGTAACGACGAGTACAAAAAACACAACGAACACCAGAGTGTACCGACCAGCTCGGGGGAAATCCGTACGAAGTATGGGTTAACACACTGTTtcatatatttttttaccagagCCTATCACTTCGTTTGATCTTTTTACAGTTCATCTGCTGTTTACAATTGCTCTTTTTACATTCCTGTTTAACTTCAATAACAATGAATTAACATTCTAGATTTTTTCTCATTGAACGTCTTCCTTTAAAACCAACGAAATTGCCAGTTCTTAAGAGTTATTTACGAAAAGGGAAGCGGTGTTTTTACTCAAAAGGCGGTTTATAAAGGCTCACAAAATTCGGTAGGAGGAACAAAGATAAACACAGGCAGATTTTGTTTAATCTCCTGGATTGGGGAATCTCGAACCATAGGGGCACGGAGttaaggtgaaagagggggaaATGTAAAGCGGGTCTGAGGAGAAAGTTTTTTTCCCGAGAGGACGGTGAATAGCGAATACGGAGCTCGTGGAGGCGCATTCCATAGGAATATTTGTCTGGAACCTAGATAGGGAAATAGTCGCGGTAAACGGGCCTAATACAGACTAGTCAGGCATTGTAGCTGGCACAGGTGAAGTTGTCCAAAGGATCTGTTTCGCTGCCGTGTATTATATGAAACACAGCAGGATTACAGTCTGGTGAGTGTGACgacagtggtagggaagttattggaaaaCCTCTGATCTTCTGCAATGGAAAGGCAGGAACTGAGCAGAGATAGACAGCATGGAGAGgagaaaatcggcagatgctgttTGGATATACAGCACGGTCCTGTTGTGTAGGGGGTACAGTTTCCAAGTGTATCAGTCAGTTGCTCTCTGGTCATTGTCATGGTCAGTTGGTCTCAGTCAGTAGCAGTTGGGAATTTCTGTGTCTTTGAGCTATGGACGCAGTATAGTCCACCCTTTTTTGATTTCCATTAACCCATGCCCATGGCAAACAGAACTAATGAGGAGAGCCATCTTACCCCAATGGAGTAGGATGATCATTCCAATAGTAAAGGAAAAGATCCACCCAGTGGCTTTTCCCCAGGAGCTCCAGATTCCACTCACTTtcgaaagatgtactggttgataAGTTAACTGGCCTGTGTAAGTTCTCTCCAGTAACAAGTTCTGACCCGGAAATAATTCCTCAATGGCTCTACATCCTAGATTTCCCTCCTCAGCAGCATTGTGGGACCCCCTGCCCCAAGGGACTGCAACTGGTCAAGAGGACAGCCCATCACCATTTTTTCCTAGGCAATAATGTTGGTCACGAATAATATTTATCAAACCTCTTCAGTTTTCACTCACAGTTAATGAACTCAATGTCC
This portion of the Hypanus sabinus isolate sHypSab1 unplaced genomic scaffold, sHypSab1.hap1 scaffold_2742, whole genome shotgun sequence genome encodes:
- the LOC132388160 gene encoding platelet-activating factor receptor-like, with amino-acid sequence MNCTKDNYDSSAFTSTYFVVIYSLVFIIGLPENIAACFYLLHNTANKGLTEVKIYMINLTLADLMFILFLPFWVDYYINGRDWRLSDNACGFLGSLFYINTYSTLCFLTLISFTRYLAVSRPLKTAQSKQLVRGIIVTVVIWTGTVGSAIHTLITSSNHTNKRNDTKTSCFEHYCSDYPSVRKGLLAIHSIMVLTFAVLFGVVIANYILILRKLLIEKVALRLPQGKLKKRASRMVLMVLVIYILCFLPYHLIQLPWVFFVLGFSESGDSNFRKRFNDLHHVTLGLMCMNCVLDPIVYCFLTEDFRQYLRELMGCLRNISVLKNRQKSQTVHS